One Schistocerca nitens isolate TAMUIC-IGC-003100 chromosome 1, iqSchNite1.1, whole genome shotgun sequence DNA segment encodes these proteins:
- the LOC126249582 gene encoding uncharacterized protein LOC126249582 has protein sequence MIGIKLCGLNIEALVDTGSEACAVSKRLYEQILKANVSLPSSPVSGVRIVNALGARSKPIKEQVLITFEIEGEEYEATFLVVAGLNTSIILGIDWLNEVDAVVSFDEGTIKVKGRKGEEKRLKFAERSAIEEEEEFRRINLCHEE, from the coding sequence atgatagggatcaagttatgtggactgaatatcgaggcattagtcgatacaggaagtgaagcatgtgcagtatccaaaaggttatatgaacagatactaaaagcaaatgttagcttgcctagttccccagtgagtggagtgagaattgtgaacgcgttgggtgcaaggagtaaacctattaaagaacaagtgttgattaccttcgagatagagggagaagaatacgaggcaacatttttggtggtggccggattgaacacatcaattattttagggatagattggttgaatgaagttgatgcagtagtgagttttgatgaaggtactatcaaggtcaaaggaagaaagggagaagagaagaggttaaagtttgctgagaggagtgcaatcgaagaagaggaggaattcagaaggataaatttgtgtcatgaagagTAA